In Methyloterricola oryzae, the DNA window GCTTTGATTGGCGGCGTCTACCTGGCCGAAGGGCTCGCGGACGCGTGGACTTTGGCGCAGGGGCTCGCGTCCCATGAATCGGTCGTTACCCCGGATGGCACGCGCCTCGGACCCGGCTGGATGGTCATCAAGAAGCCCCAGGACAGCGGAGCCGGCGTGCTGCTGCGTGAGCGGGAGTTGCGCGAACTGCGTCAGAGGCGCCAAACACTGGCCCTACAGACCGAGAGCCTGGAAACCGGCCTTGCCGGTGCCGAGGAGGCCTTGCACAGCGGCGAATTCGAGCGCGAGCACAAGCAGCGCGAGGCCAATCGCCTGGCAGCCGAGGTGACCCAGATCAAATCGCAGTTGAGTGCGGCTCTCGCGCGCGCCGAACAGGCGCGAAAGCGCCTGCAGCAGCTGGAATTCGAAATGGAAGATCTGGAAGATCAGTTGTTGCAGAGCGCGGAGGGTCTCGCCGAAGCGCGGACGCTGCTGGAGCGGGCGGAGAGCGTCTCGCGAGACCTTGAGGCTCAGGCATCAGGTCTCGCAGAGCGACAGGTACTCTTGGAAGAAGAGTCGCGTAATGCCGAAGCGGCGCTCAGATCCGCGAGGGACGGCATCCACGCCCTCAAGAGCCGCATCGAGACGCTGAAGTCGACCGACCAGCTCACCGTCAAGCATCTGGAGCGTGTTCAGACGCAACACGATGAGTTTCACCTGCGCTTGCAGGAAGCCAGCGCACGCTTGGCTGAAACCGGCGATCCCAAGGACGTGGAACAGCACGTTCTGGATGAACTGCTGGAGCGCCGCTTGCAACTGGAACGCGAGCTTGCCGAGCTGCGCCACCGCAGCGGCGAGGCTGATGCTCATGTTCGCGGCATAGTGGAGTCGCGAATGCGCGTCGAGCGTGAACTGAATGGTGTGAAGAGCCGCCTGGAGCAGGGCAAACTGGACTATCAGGCCGCGGAGTTGCGCCGGCAGACCATACAGGAGCAGTTCGAGGAGTTGGGAATCGAGGCACAGGATGTCGTTCCCGACTTGCCGGACGGCGCCGACGAGAAAGTCTGGCAAAGCCGCGTCACCGAATTGGGGGATGAGATCGCCCGGCTTGGCGCCATCAACCTGACCGCCATGCAGGAGTTCGAAGAGCAGTCCGAGCGCATGCAGTTCCTCGACCAGCAGCATCACGACCTGACCGAGTCTCAGACCACCTTGCAGCAGGCCATTGAAAAGATCGATCGCGAATGCCGGGCCCGCTTCAAGGAAACCTTCGAGCGGGTCAATGGCGGGATCCAGCGCATGTTCCCAAAACTGTTCGGCGGTGGTCAGGCCTACCTCGAACTCACCGAGCGGGATTTGCTGGAGACGGGCGTCACGGTCATGGCGCGGCCACCGGGCAAGCGCAATAGCTCCATCCATTTGCTTTCAGGCGGGGAAAAGGCGCTGACCGCCGTGGCCCTGGTGTTTGCCATTTTTGAATTGAATCCCGCCCCCTTCTGTCTGCTGGACGAGGTGGACGCCCCGCTGGACGATGCCAACGTTGGGCGGTTCAGCCAGTTGGTCAAGGAAATGTCCGAAAGGGTACAATTTCTGTATATCTCGCATAACAAGGCAACCATGGAAATCGCCCAGCATTTGGCCGGGGTCACCATGAAAGAACCGGGTGTCTCTCGCATCGTCGCGGTGGACATCGATGAAGCGGTCGAACTCGCAGCAGTCTGAGGTAAGGTAATGGATAGAGAAACGGTGCGCATGATTTTGCTCGTCCTCGGCGTGATGGTGATCATGGGCGTCTATGTGTGGGGTCGCTACAAGGAAAGGCTGTTGGACTTTTTCTACCGGCGCGGCGAGTTCGACGAGTTGGGTTACGAGGCCGAGGGTAACCCCGCCGAAATGGACCAGAGCTTCAGCCCCCGCGAGCCGGTGTTCGACACCCGCAACGAACTCGACGACGAACCGGCGCCCCTGGTGATCCCTGAGGTCAATGACGAGGAGGATTACAGCCTGGGGCGCGAGGCCGCTCAGCCGCATCGGAGCCAACCGGCCATGGCCCGCGCCGGCGAGAGCGCGAAAGCCGCGCCACTGGGCGCGCCATTCCTGATCCAACTCAGCGTGGTAGCCGGGGATTCCGCTTTCTTCAATGGCGAAGACCTGCGCGACGCCTTGGTGGAGCTGGATCTCATCTATGGCGACATGGGTATCTACCACCGTTACGACCGCGAGTACCGCGAGCCCTTGTTCAGTGTTGCCAGCCTGGTGGAGCCGGGCACCTTTCCCATCGAGAACATGGAGACGTTTGAGTGCCCTGGCGTTGTGCTGTTTTTCCAGCCCTCCCAGGTCGCGGACCCACTTTCGGTGTTCGACGACCTGGTGGCCACTTGCCACGAACTGGCGGTCAAGCTCGATGGGGTCGAATGGGATGAGCGCCGCGAGATTCTGACTGAGGACAAGCTTGCTCTGATGCGGGAGCGCCTCGAAGACGCGTACTGATTGCCGATGAGTGTTCCCGAAGCGGTCAAGGAGCGGCTGATCCAGCTACGCCAGGAGATCGAGCAGCACAATCGCCGCTACTACCAGTTGGATGAGCCCGCCGTTAGCGACGCCGAATACGACGCGCTGCAGCGCGAGTTGCGGGAACTGGAGCAGCAATATCCCGAACTCCTGACGCCGGACTCACCGAGCCAGCGGGTCGGCGCGGCGCCGATATCCGCCTTCGCGGCGGTGCGACACGAAGTACCGATGCTGTCCCTGGACAACGCCTTCGACGATGAAGACGTGCAGGCTTTCGACCGCCGAATTCGCGAGAAACTGGAACGCGAGTCGGTGGAGTATGTGGCCGAACCCAAACTGGACGGTCTCGCCGTCAGCCTTCTTTATGAAGACGGTCTGCTGGTGCGCGGCGCCACCCGTGGCGACGGCCATGCAGGTGAGGATGTGACCCATACCGTTCGCACCGTGCGCGATATTCCCCTGAAGCTCAAGGGCAGTGGCTACCCTGGGCGCTTTGAAGTGCGTGGCGAGGTTTTTATGCCCAAGGAGGGTTTCCAGGCCATGAACCGCCGTGCCCTGGAGGCGGGCGAGAAGGTCTTCGTCAATCCGCGCAATGCCGCCGCGGGCAGTCTCCGGCAGCTTGACCCAAGGATCTCGGCTGCTCGTCCGCTGGCGTTCCTGTGCTATGGCTACGGCGTGTTTCCCAAGTCTGCCTTGCCAGCCAGCCAGCAGGACATCATTGCCCGTTTCGGTGAATGGGGGCTTCCCGTCTCTCCGGAATTGCGGGTGGTCAAGGGGGCGGAAGGCTGCCTCACCTACTACCGGGAATTGCTGGCCAGGCGACATCAACTGCCCTACGAGATCGATGGCGTGGTCTACAAGCTGAGCCGCTTCGACTGGCAGGAGGAGTTGGGCTTCGTGGCCCGCGCGCCGCGTTGGGCGATCGCGCACAAGTTCCCGGCGGAAGAGATGACCACAACCGTTCTCGCCATCGAAGTGCAGGTCGGGCGGACCGGCGCCTTGACGCCGGTGGCGCGGCTGCAGCCTGTCTTCGTCGGCGGCGTCACGGTCACGAATGCCACCTTGCACAATGCCGACGAGGTCAAACGCAAGGATATCCGGGTGGGCGATGCCGTGGTCGTGCGCCGGGCTGGCGATGTGATTCCCGAAATCGTCAAGAGCATCCCCGAGAAGCGGCCGGCTGACGCCGAGGAGTTCGTCATGCCGGGCCACTGTCCCGTTTGCGGCTCGGAGGTCGAATGCCTGCCCGAGGAGACCATCGTCCGCTGCAGTGGTGGCTTGTTCTGTCCCGCGCAGCACAAGGAGGCCATCAAGCATTTCGCCTCGCGCCGCGCGCTGGATATCGAGGGCTTGGGCGACAAGCTGGTGGATCAGTTGTTGGAAAAGCACCTTGTCAGCGACGTCGCCGACTTGTTTGCGCTAACGGCGGAGCAGTTGGCCGGCCTTGACCGCATGGGGCAGAAGTCTGCGGAAAATCTCATTGCCGCTTTGGAAAAGAGCAAGCGTACGAGCTTGCCGCGTTTTCTATACGCGTTGGGGATACGCGAAGTTGGCGAGGTAACGGCGGCCAACCTGGCCACCCACTTGGGAAGCCTGGATGCTCTCAAGGCGGCGGATGAAGAGCGGCTGCAGGCCATTCCCGATGTCGGGCCAACCATGGCCCGCCACATCGCCACCTTCTTCCGCCAGTCACACAATCTCGAGGTAATACGCAAACTCCTTGACGCCGGCATCGCCTGGGAAGAGTGCGAGCCGCCGAAACTCGAGTCACAGGTGTTGCTAGGCAAGGTGTTCGTTTTGACCGGTACCCTAGCAGAGCTTACCCGCGACGAGGCCAAGTCAAGGCTGCAGGCCCTGGGCGCGAAAGTCACGGGCAGTGTCTCCAAGAAGACCGATTTTGTCGTGGCTGGCGCCGAGCCTGGTTCCAAACTCGACAAGGCTCGGGAACTGGGTGTCGAAGTGATCGACGAGGCAGTTTTGCTGAAGATGTTTTCAGGCGACTTGCCGGAGGGCGGGACCTGACCGGCACCCTTGCAGATTTTGGCGCAACACCGTGACGCAAGCGGGACGATGCATCGGGCATTCCATCAATATGCTGGGAATTCCAACCAGCCTCCTTGCCAGCGTTGAATTCAACGAAAATCCGGTGCCACTGCACATCCACGGCACTCGTGAGGCCAACAGCAGTTTTTTTTCCATGTTGGCCAAGGTTCCAAGTCTAAGTCGGGCTGGGGTTGTCTTTCAGGATTACATGAGCCTGCTGTTCGGGTTCGAGGAAGAACAGCGACAAGGTACCGATGCTTCGGGGCGTCGCCGCTTCCGCAGTAGTTACCTCCGTTTGCTCCAGGATTGGGGCTTTGATTCCAATCACCCACAGGGTGCGGTTCTCAAGGGTTGGGTCGAAAGTCGTTTTGGCATTTTTCCAACCTACCACAAGTCACCGCTGGAAGGTTTGCTCACTCCGGCATGGATGGAATACTTGGAGGAGAAGATGACCAGTCGCTATCACAACAACTGCATCTTCCTGCAATTGGACCTGCTCTTTGAGTTCTGCCAATTTGCGCTAGAACGCTTTGTCGCGCCTGGAAGTCGGCACCTGCGTTTGTTTCGTGGCGTCGACCGGCTCGATGAGCTGAGATTGGGGAATTCAGGCATTAGGCAAGGTGTGGCGCGGCTGAATAATGTCGTTTCGTTTACCGACAGCCGCGAGATGGCGGGGCAGTTCGGTTCCTACATCATCGAAACGCGAGTGCCGCTGGTCAAGATTCTATTTTTCAATGAGCTGCTGGTCTGTCACCCATTGCGCGGTGAGGCGGAGTATCTGGCGATCGGGGGCGACTATCAGGTAAGGATAAGTTCCTGACGCAACTTCCCGTCTCGAATCAGCGGGATGAGCCAACGTAGCCGTCGGTATTCTTCTCGACCCAGCGCTGCTCACCGGTGGGCAAGGTTTCTCGTTTCCAGAACGGGGCCCGTGCTTTCAGTTCCTCCATGATCTTGCGACAGGCGTCAAACGCCGGTCCACGGTGGGAGGACCATACCGCCACCAGGACAATCGATTCTCCCGGGGAAATGTCGCCGACGCGGTGAACCAGCAGACAATCCATATCAGGCCATTTGGCCAATTCGCTTTCGACGATACGCTCCAGGCACTTTTCCGTCATCCCGGGGTAGTATTCGAGGGTCATGTTGGCGACAGCCGTGCCGTCATTGAAATCACGCATGGTACCTACGAAACTCGCGGTTGCGCCGAACTGGAAATTCCCAGGGAGCCTCCCGGACTGGTAGCGCTCGAGTTCATGGTAGGCGTCGAATGGCGCCGCGCGCAGGCTGACCAGCATCCTAACCTCCCGTCACAGGGGGGAAGAACGCAACCTCGTCCCCGTCGCGCACCGGCGCGTCCGGGCTCGCATATTCCATGTTGACCGCACACAACAGGCGCGCGAGGGGTACATCTTCGCCGCGGACTCGCGCCCAGACGGCGGAGACCGTGGTGCTTGCTCCCTCATCCAGGTTCAGGATTTCCTCATGTTTGCCCATGGCATCCTGCAGACTTGCAAAGTAGCGTACTTTGATTGGCATTGATGTGCTTTGGAACTGAAGGTAACAAAAAACCCCTCCTTCCCACGGTAAGGAGGGGGGGCGGTGCAGTTGATCAAACCTGCGGTTCCGCCTTCTTCACAGGGTTCTTCAAAGTGTTCATCAACGCGGACAAGGCACGGTCCATCAAAGGAACCGTCGCTCCCTCGACCACGCGGGCGGCGCCGATCCGGAAGCGCCTCGCCAGTTCGCCCAAGCTCATTTCGGCGACCTTTACGCCCTTCCGGTTGACGAACACATAGAGCGAAGTCACCTGGCTTTTCCAGGAAAGCTTAGCGCGCGAACTCTTGTTCGAGCTTTCGTCCACAAACTCCACCCACTCGCCGATGTTGAGCGACCGGGCCTTGCAGTCGAACTCGTCGTTGCCGACGCTGAAATCGCGCAGGCTCTCCAGCACGATCTCTTCCGAGTTTGGGTGGTTGCCGCCGATCTCTAATGCATCAAGGTTGTCGATGTCTGGCAGATTGGCGCGGATTTCACGGATAGCCTCGGCAAGTTCCGGGTCGCGGATCGTGATTTCCAGCCCACTGTCCGTTTCCTTCCTCGGTTTCGTTAGCGGCTGGGGCGCGGCACGCAGAGCCTCTCGATGGACTTCTTCCAAATCCTGGATCAGAGCTCTGCCACGCAACGAGTCGAACGAGATACCATCTAGACCTGCGGTCAGTGATTTGACCAGACCCGGAATGGCTGCCAGCAGTTCACGACGGCCTTTGTCATCGACCGGAGGCGTCACGCTCCATAACAGCTTGTCCATGACCGCCAGGCCATGTTCCCAATCTTCACCACCCTTGTCTTTGCGCAGGTAAGCCAGGACGAGGACATCGTTCCATGCGTTGAGGAGAAAGGCCTTTACCGGTTGCGCAACCTCGCGTTGGCGCAGCCTGGATTCGATTTCATAGGCGACCATGCGTTTGGCCAGGCGCAATTGCTCCTTGCTTTGAGTCGACTGCCGCGTCCTTTCCTCCAGCACAGAACTTCGCTGGGATTCCTTGCCTACGAACTCGGTGAACTCCTCCAGCAACTCCGCAAACAGGTCTACGTTCTGGTCGAATTCCCCTAGTACCCGACCGACGACCTGTTCAATCTTGAGAAAGACAGGGTTCTCGCTGTCCGCAACATCGAGGGCGATCCCGGCTTGGGAAAGGCAATTCAGCAGTATGCGCGCCGGATGATTCTTCTTGGCGAAGAAGGACTTGTCCAGAATCGCCACCTTAACCAAGGGAATTTGCAGTCGCGCGATTAGCGCCTTCACCGGGTCAGGAAGGTTCCGGTCCTCCAAAATGAAATCGAAGATCATCGCCACCATGTCAATGATGTCTTCTTCCAGCCTCCCCAAAGGCCGGTTCGAGCTATCCGGTGCAATCCTGCCCAGCTGGTTTGCCACATACAGCTTGAGCCCTTCCCCGGTGATGCCTTCACCGCCCACGTTGGGCAGCAGCGAGGGTTGCTGAAGCAGGCTCAGGGCGTTGAGCACCTCACCCGCTTCACAGGCGGTTTCGCCGGGCAGCAGTCCCGCCGCCTGAGCCGGTAAGCCCAGTTGTTGCCTCCATCCGTCCAACAGCGATTGCATGGCGTGAAACGCTTCGATATAGACCGCTGCGTCGCTGGGGTCGTTCTCCTCCAGCGCGCGGCCAATCTTTTGCGCTGCCTGATCCAACTCGTTCCGGGTTGCGGGCGAGACAAGGCCGCCCTGGCGTTTGAAGTTCTTGGCAATGGAAGGGAGCACACCTTCATTGGCCAGGTAGGCGTTCATGTCCTGATAGGCATTGCCGAAGGCATTCAGCACCTGATGCTCAAAAAGTTTGTAGATCAGCAGCTTAACTTTAAGCTCCAGAAGCTGTGGCTTCATGACGGACTCAAAGCCACGGCACAGGACAGTTGGTGAAACCGGGTTCAACTCGGCTGCCACTTCGTCCCTGCCAAGAAAGCTGCCGAAACGCTTGCCCAGGGCAAACAACTCGCGATGAAAGAGGGTGTTGCCCTTTTCGATCATGGATGTGATCGCCAGATTTTCTTCCAGGATCTCATCGTCTACTAGGGCAAAGTCGTCTTCGCCCCCGAGCAGGCCGGCTCCATCCTTGGGCGAGACCGCTTTAACCGGCTTGGAGCGCCAGAATTCGTCATAACGCTGCGAAAGTTCCTCGATATAACGCGTGGTGAGGTTATCCCTTTCTCGCCTGATATAGCGCATGGCCTCGAAATAGAGCGACTGAGTGGCGCTGTTCTCCGCCTTGTCGGACATCTTGAACAACTCGTCGTCCACTTTGGCGAAGAAGGCCTGCATCAGCTCGTGGGACTGATCCGTCAGGATGGTGCGGCATTCCGCAATCAGGCGTGTTTGGTCGTTGCGCCGATGCACATCCTTATGTTTGTTGTGCATCGCGTCAAAAGCGACGACATTGGATTCTAGGGCAGCCATGGCATATCTCCTGGCATCAAGGGTCAGCATTTCCAGCCGAGATTCGGGGTTCTACGTGCAAGGCTACACGAGTTGCCTCCACGCATTGAGTGAAGTCCACCGCAAAATCCTGATGCCACCCGAGAGGCCGGGTTGACCCGCCAAACTCAATCGTAATGCACTAACGCATAGGGCAACGAAGGCTCCCTTCCCGATGCAAGATCGGTCAGGAATTTCCAGAAGGTGTCAGCCGATGGTGGGCAGCCGGGCAGAAAGTAATCCACTTTCACGACCTCGTGCACCGGGTGAACCTTGTTCAGGAGTAGCGGCAACTCGGGATCGTTGGGGATCTGCGGATTGTCTACGCCGACACCGTCCAGATAAGCCTCCTGCAAACATTCCTCCAGTGGGATGTGGTTGCGCATCGCCGGTATGCCGCCATTGATGGCGCAAGCCCCGACCGCTACGAGGATCTTGCAGTGCTTGCGGAACTCCCGAAGGGTGTGCACATTCTCTGCATTACAGAGTCCGCCCTCGATCAGTCCGATATCCACCTGCTCGCTGCAGTGCTTGATGTCGGTGATGGGCGAACGGTCGAAATCGGCCACTTCCGCCAGTTCCAGCAGTCGCTCGTCGATGTCCAGGAACGACATATGGCATCCGAAGCACCCGGCCAGGGAGGTGGTCGCCACTTTCAGTTTATCCGCCATTTTACTCTCCCGCCTCGCTGGCTTCCCGCTCAAGACTCCAGTCGCTGATTTCCTGTCCGTCGAAGATGCGCTTGCCGATGGGCACTTCAAAACCGTGCCGTTTGACGATGATGGCTCCCACCGGGCATACCTGCGCGGCCTTGTCGGTCGCGGCCATTGCCGTGTCTTTCAGCAGGCCCGAATCGGAATTCACCACCAGATGGCTGGCGATGCCACGCCCCGATAGGCCGAACACGTTCTTGCCGTCCACGTCGCGGCTGGCCCGGACGCAGAGTTCGCAGAGGATGCAGCGGTCACGGTCCAGCAAGATGTCCGGGTGGGAGGCGTCCACGCACCTTTGGGGATAAAAGTGCGGGAAATGGCCGTCCAGCATATTCAGGAAATAGCCCACCGCCTGGAGTTGGCAATTGCCGCTCTTCTCGCAGGAAGGGCAGAAATGATTGCCTTCAACGAAGAGCATCTGGGTGATGGTCCTGCGGGTGTCGTTCAGTTCCTTGGTGTCGTTCAGCACTTGCTGGCCGTCCGTCGCGGGGAAGGTGCAGGCCGAGCAATTGCGGCCGTTGACCTTCACCGTGCACAGCTTGCAACTGCCATGCGGGGTGAATTCCGGGTTGTGGCACAAGTGCGGAATGTAGACGCCGGCCCGGGTCGCCGCCTCCATGATGGTGTCACCTTCTTCGAAGGGAACCGCCTTGCCGTCTATTTCGATCTTCATGCCACTCATACGCCCTCCTGCTCCAGATGCGCGAAGGCGTCGTCGCGCCCCGTCATCCGCCGTGAAATCTCAAGTTCGCCATCCAGATCGAAGCCGGGTTCGAAACTGATTTCCTTGAGCCGCTGTTCGTAGAGTTCAGGGAAGCGCTCCAGCGTGGAAAGGATAGGGTTCGCGGCCGTTTGCCCCAGTCCGCAGTGGCTGGCGCTTTTCACCAAGTTGCTCAGGCGCGTCAGTTCCACCAGATCGCCCGCGGTGCCATGGCCGCCGCAAATCTTGTCCACTTCCTTGCGCAGCAGGCTGGTGCCTACGCGGCAGGGCGTGCAAAAGCCACAGCTCTCGTGGGCGAAGAAATGGGCGAAGTTACGCACCACTTCCAGCACGTCGCGGCTCTGGTTGAAGATCATGAACGAGCCGCCGGTGGCGAGATCTTCAAAGGCCAGCTTGCGGTCGAACTCCCGCGCGGAAATGAAGGTGCCCGAAGGGCCGCCGACCTGTACGCCCAAGGTATCGCTGGCGCCACAATCGCGCAGGATCTCGGCGATGGTGACGCCGAAGTCGTACTCGTAAATGCCGGGTCGGGCACAGTCGCCGCAGATGCTCAGGATCTTGCTGCCGGCGGACTTGGCGGTGCCGTGGCTTGCGAACCAGGCGCCTCCACGCAGCGCAATGGCGGCGGCAGCGGCATAGGTTTCGACATTGTTGACGACCGTGGGCTTACCCAGATAGCCGTGAGTCACGGGGTAAGGCGGGCGATTGCGGGGCACGCCCCGCTTGCCCTCGAGGGATTCGATCAGCGCGGACTCCTCGCCACAGATATAGGCGCCCGCGCCCAGGTGAATGTCGATGTCGAAGTCAAAACCGCTCTGGCCCAGGATGCCCTTGCCCAGCAGATTTAGACGGCGCCGCTCCGCGAGTACCTTTTGCAGATGCGGCACGAGATAGAGGTATTCCCCGCGCAGATACAGGAAGCCCTGGCGCGCGCCGATGATGGCGGCGCATAAGGTCATGCCTTCGAACACCTGATGCGCATGGCTTTGCAGCAGCACCCGATCCTTGAAGGTGCCGGGCTCGCCTTCGTCGGCATTGCACACTACGAAGCGCTCCAGTTCCTTGCGCTTGTCCACCGGGCACTCCGCCAGTTCTTCCGGGCCTTCGAAACAGAACTTCCATTTCCAGGCGGTCTGGAATCCGGCGCCGCCGCGTCCGCGCAAGCCTGATTTTTCGATTTCCGCAAAGGTGGACTCGATACCCCGCATCATGGACCACTTCAGGGCTGATCCAGGCGCCACAGGCTCCTTAAGCAGTAGTCCGGGGCGGCGCACATTGTCTTTGACCTGGAAAAACTCTCGCGGCCAAATCTCAAGCGGCGCTTCCTGCTCGATCAGGGCGGCAATCTTCGCGATGCGGGCGCTGTCCAGTCGGCTGATCGCCATGCCGTTGACCAGACCGGCCGGCCCCTGGTCGCAAAGGCCGGAGCAGGACGTGAAGTCCACGCTCACCTTGCCGTCGGACCGGGTCTGCCCGGGCTTGATGCCCAGCCGCTCGCACAACTGCTGCATGAGTTCCCGACTGCCCAGCATGTGATCGCTGATCGAATCACTGATCAGGACGTGGTAACGGCCCTGAGGCTCGGTGGAGAGGAAACTGTAGAATTCGGTGACCGCCAGCACGCGCGAGATGGGCACTTCCAGTCTATCGGCGATGAGACCCCGCACGGCGGGAGGAACGTGGCGGAAGTGCGCCTGAATGTCCCGGAGTATTTGCAAGAGGCGTGTTTCCTGAAAGCTGTGCCGTTCCAGGATGCCCAACACGAATTCCTGTTCTGCCTCGGTGAGAGTCATAGTCTGCTCCAGGTGGTTTCTCCCGCAGGATTCTACCGCGTAAACCGGCGCCATGAACGGGGGCCGGGGACTTTTTAGATGGCGGCCAGGTGCCGCTGCCGCCTAAGCCAAGTTTAGCGCGAGTCGCTCCGGGCAGGGCCGTGTGCCTGTAGAATGGCGCGGATAGTTCGCGATACGACCGTCATCGTTTCCACCGGCCCCACCTGCATGCTTCGAAATCCGCCACTTGCCCTCTACATTCATATCCCCTGGTGCGTGCGCAAGTGCCCCTACTGCGATTTCAACTCCCACGCAGGCGATGGTGCCCTGCCCGAGGAAGCCTATGTGGCCGCGTTGCTTGCGGATCTGGAGCAAGACCTTCCCCTGGCGGTGGGGCGCAGCCTCAGCACGCTCTTTATAGGCGGCGGCACGCCCAGCCTGTTCAGCGCCGAGGCCATCGCGCGCTTGCTGGAAGGCATTGCCGAGCGAATCGACATCGCCGACGACGTTGAGATCACTTTGGAAGCCAATCCGGGCACGGTGGACGAAAGCCGTTTCATAGGGTTCCGTCGGGCCGGCGTAAACCGGCTCTCCATCGGCATCCAGAGCTTCAATGATGCGCATCTTGCTCGGTTGGGGCGCATCCACGATGCCGCCGCCGCTGTGCGGGCCGCGCAGGCGGCGAGGAGCGCGGGTTTCGATAACTTCAACCTGGACCTGATGTTCGGCTTGCCCGGGCAGGGCGTCGCCGAAGCCTTGGCGGATGTGCAAACGGCCATAGGCCTGAGCCCAAGCCACATCTCGTTCTACCAACTGACCCTGGAGCCGAATACTTGGTTCCACCGGCACCCGCCAGCACTGCCAGAAGATGAGGTCATCTGGGAAGCGCAGCGGGCTTGCCAAGCCATGCTCGCCGAGCATGGCTATGCGCAGTACGAGGTTTCCGCCTACGCGCTAGATGGCCGAAGGTGCCGGCACAACCTCAACTACTGGCGCTTTGGCGATTACCTGGGCATAGGCGCCGGGGCCCACGGCAAGATCACGGATGCCGAACGCGGCACTATCGCCCGCCGCTGGAAGCAGAGGCATCCCAAACGCTATCTGGAAACCGCGGGCACACCTGAGTGTATAGGTGAACACATGGTGATCGCTCCCGGCGAACTGCCTTTGGAGTTTCTCATGAACCATCTGCGCTTAAGGGAAGGGTTCCGTTTGGCAGATTTTTCCTTGAGCACCGGGCTGGCTGCCGATGTGCTGGACCCAGGCATCCAGGCATGCGGCGAGGCCGGATTGCTGCATGCGGCGGACGGCCACATCCGCTGCACAGACAAGGGCTGGAATTTCCTGGATAATGTGCTGGAACATTTCATGTCTGAACATTCTTAGCCCGATCCCCATGTCCGCAATTCCCGCCCTAGGCCAGGCGCCGGCAGCCCAGCCGGCAGATGAGGTTGCGCGCGTATCGCTGGCGTCCTTGATCAACCTGAGCCAATCGGCCGCCGGCCTGCATTTCCGGCATCGGGGCGTGCGTTCATCGCAGGGCGGTAATTATCTGTCCAGCTTCAAGGGGCGTGGCATGGAGTTCGATGAGACCCGGCCGTACACGCCGGGCGACGATATCCGCAACATGGACTGGCGCGTGACCGCCCGCACGGGCAAGACCCACACCAAGCTGTTCCGCGAGGAGCGCGAACGACCGGTGTTCATCTCGGTGGACGCGCGCGCCAGCATGTTCTTCGCCACTCGCGGCAGTTTCAAGTCGGTGCTGGCGGCGCGCATGGCGGCGCTGGTGGCCTGGAGCACCGTGCAGCACGGCGACCGCGTCGGCGGTCAGGTCTTCGCCGAGGACGGCAGCCGCGAAATCAAGCCCGAACATGGCAGGCGCACCGTCCTGCGCTTGCTGCAGATGCTGGCCGCGCTGGATCCGGCGGATGGCGCGTCCGCGCATGCGCCGCACACCCTGGACGATGCCATGGCGCGCTTGTTCCGGCATGCCCGCCCCGGCAGCCTGGTGTTCGTATTCAGCGACTTCCGACAGCTCTCCCCCAGTGGGGAAGCCAGCCTGATCCGCCTCAGCCGCCACTGCGATCTGGCGCTGGGTT includes these proteins:
- the ligA gene encoding NAD-dependent DNA ligase LigA, with protein sequence MSVPEAVKERLIQLRQEIEQHNRRYYQLDEPAVSDAEYDALQRELRELEQQYPELLTPDSPSQRVGAAPISAFAAVRHEVPMLSLDNAFDDEDVQAFDRRIREKLERESVEYVAEPKLDGLAVSLLYEDGLLVRGATRGDGHAGEDVTHTVRTVRDIPLKLKGSGYPGRFEVRGEVFMPKEGFQAMNRRALEAGEKVFVNPRNAAAGSLRQLDPRISAARPLAFLCYGYGVFPKSALPASQQDIIARFGEWGLPVSPELRVVKGAEGCLTYYRELLARRHQLPYEIDGVVYKLSRFDWQEELGFVARAPRWAIAHKFPAEEMTTTVLAIEVQVGRTGALTPVARLQPVFVGGVTVTNATLHNADEVKRKDIRVGDAVVVRRAGDVIPEIVKSIPEKRPADAEEFVMPGHCPVCGSEVECLPEETIVRCSGGLFCPAQHKEAIKHFASRRALDIEGLGDKLVDQLLEKHLVSDVADLFALTAEQLAGLDRMGQKSAENLIAALEKSKRTSLPRFLYALGIREVGEVTAANLATHLGSLDALKAADEERLQAIPDVGPTMARHIATFFRQSHNLEVIRKLLDAGIAWEECEPPKLESQVLLGKVFVLTGTLAELTRDEAKSRLQALGAKVTGSVSKKTDFVVAGAEPGSKLDKARELGVEVIDEAVLLKMFSGDLPEGGT
- a CDS encoding NAD(+)--dinitrogen-reductase ADP-D-ribosyltransferase, which encodes MTQAGRCIGHSINMLGIPTSLLASVEFNENPVPLHIHGTREANSSFFSMLAKVPSLSRAGVVFQDYMSLLFGFEEEQRQGTDASGRRRFRSSYLRLLQDWGFDSNHPQGAVLKGWVESRFGIFPTYHKSPLEGLLTPAWMEYLEEKMTSRYHNNCIFLQLDLLFEFCQFALERFVAPGSRHLRLFRGVDRLDELRLGNSGIRQGVARLNNVVSFTDSREMAGQFGSYIIETRVPLVKILFFNELLVCHPLRGEAEYLAIGGDYQVRISS
- a CDS encoding cell division protein ZipA C-terminal FtsZ-binding domain-containing protein, coding for MDRETVRMILLVLGVMVIMGVYVWGRYKERLLDFFYRRGEFDELGYEAEGNPAEMDQSFSPREPVFDTRNELDDEPAPLVIPEVNDEEDYSLGREAAQPHRSQPAMARAGESAKAAPLGAPFLIQLSVVAGDSAFFNGEDLRDALVELDLIYGDMGIYHRYDREYREPLFSVASLVEPGTFPIENMETFECPGVVLFFQPSQVADPLSVFDDLVATCHELAVKLDGVEWDERREILTEDKLALMRERLEDAY
- a CDS encoding molybdenum cofactor biosynthesis protein MoaE: MLVSLRAAPFDAYHELERYQSGRLPGNFQFGATASFVGTMRDFNDGTAVANMTLEYYPGMTEKCLERIVESELAKWPDMDCLLVHRVGDISPGESIVLVAVWSSHRGPAFDACRKIMEELKARAPFWKRETLPTGEQRWVEKNTDGYVGSSR
- the moaD gene encoding molybdopterin converting factor subunit 1, producing the protein MPIKVRYFASLQDAMGKHEEILNLDEGASTTVSAVWARVRGEDVPLARLLCAVNMEYASPDAPVRDGDEVAFFPPVTGG